The following DNA comes from Triticum aestivum cultivar Chinese Spring chromosome 3D, IWGSC CS RefSeq v2.1, whole genome shotgun sequence.
GAGCCGGCTGATGTGGTTATTGGTTATCATTATTGTTGGCAAATTACTTAACCGCTAAAGGTTTGGTTTATTTTGTACAAAACCGAACTAATTTGGTTATTACCAAACAGCAAACACTTGCAAGGCCCGGCCTATCTCAGCGCTCATCCTGGACAATTGGGATCTTCGCCTTTGGTCAGACTCACAATTAAGCATGAAACAATGGCCGGCCGCACAACATTAGTTCGTTATGACATTAAACTGGCATGTGTACACTATCTACTTGGTGCTTGCTAATACTAAAATGCTTCCTGCTATAAGAAAATGCTATATGATATGACTAATGCAGCATGGATCCGCCTGGTTGTGATTCGCTGCTTGTTGCTTGCTCCTTGCCTAGGTGTTAATTAGCTGCCTTCTTGCTGTTGGTGTTGATACTAGCATGCTTCTGGTGTTAATTACTCAATTTGTCATGTGTTAATTTGTACTTTATGATGTGAAACTGTAAAGTCACCGAGATATTTTAAGTTCTTGTCAACTTTGGTTAATATGGTATTTACCGAAACCATACCGGAGTTGTTTGGTATTAACTGCAACCAAAACACATAAGGAATTCATAAATATTTAACAAACTATTAAACCATATTAACCAAACGCACCCAGGGTCATTATGGATGGCATGATGACTAAGATTTGTCCATAAGCCCTAGTCCCTAGAGCACTCCTTGAGCTTGTTCCCAGAGCCAGCAAATACGTTGTGAGGGTATATTATTAGCTGTATATGTCAACTAAAAAGGCACATCACACTTGGCCCTGTTCGGAACTCAGAAATTTCACAAGAAAGAGTTCAACTCCCACAAGAATCAGGAAATTTTCCTGAGTTCCAAATAGGGGCTATAAGGGTGCGCGCAAGGACACATGATGTTCTTGAATATTCCTGCCTTGAGCCAGGCAAAGAGATGCAGCCACTAAGGAAACCTACATTTGGAGAAGGACTATGGTCTAAGAGAGATCTCTTTGCGCTCTCCCTCCGAATGAGGAAGGTGCTTGCGACGCCGCTCCAATCCTTGCTTGGCTtatgaccaagagcctaagctaggGCGGGTATTATGGAAGATTTTAGTTTTTCTTTGCTTCCAGATGCACCAAACGACATTAATGGAAGCTTCCATGAGGAAAGGCCTAGCAAAATCTCTTCTTTCCCAAGAAACCATTGAGTTGGTACTCTCATTATGGCAACTGAAATGGAAGCCAGCAGAGGAAAACTTCGGTTTTAGCTTCTGCTGCTCTTTACCTACCCGAGGAGAGTAAATTTCTTTGAGAACAGTAATAGGTTCTCTTCTCAGTGTAGGGTTTAGCATCTACTGTGGTCTGTTCTGCTGTATGTAAAACACTTTGTTTCCGTTTTATAATGAAATGGAGAAGGGATTTTTTCACGTATCCGAAAAAGAGGATGAATGATCAAATTAGCCTCCATGACTACCATTTTGAGAATGCAGGCATTGTTTCTAAGAAAACAAATACAGAAACTGCAGAAACCACTGAGTATCTGGTGAAAGTTTGTTTATAGCAAGCCAATAAATAATATATTCTGAAAAGATAGAACTTACACCATACAAAGATGCTCCAGCCTTGAATGTATCTCTGAATGCGAGTGAAGCTAAAGTAGTGTATCCGCCTGCTGATCTCCCCGTTATACATAGGCGTTGTTCATCTACGCTCCCGCTCTCGACCTTAATTAAGTAAGATGCACTGTGAGCATTGTTAAAAATGCTTATACTATTAGAATCGTTGATGATAGGACATACCAGGAATCTTGCACAGCTGCAACAATCATCAACATCGACAATACCCCATTTCCCCAATAATCTCTCTCGGTATTCTCTCCCATATCCTTCAGTTTATATTTCAATGTAGTTTAGCATACAGTAATAACAATTAATAATTTAAATGAACCCGGAGCCTTAATTACAATCAATATAGAACGAAGAATCCGTCTAATCTGAATACTAGAGGCAATGACAAACCAGTGCTTCCTCCGTAGTTAACATCAAGAAATGCCCATCCTCGACTTGTCCAATACTGGACACTAAGGTCTAGAATTTCGCGTGTTTCAGCCGTAGGTCCTCCTGAAAATTGTGGGAAGCATCAAAGCTGCATGGTTTTGTTGTAATTATGGAATACGGAGGATCCTATAACTCACTTAACAATCCAACTTTCAATGAAATAAACGGACGCGTGTGTGCCCGCgcacacccacccacacacacacaccgcacgcGCATGCCACACTGAAATTGTCTACGAATAATTATTTTGAGACATCAAAAGGGTTCATTAATTTCCTTACCATGCGTTTTGACCAGCAATGGAGGCTTTTCATCTGGTAAACCTTGAAACATGGGATTCAAAGGTGGGTAGAAATAGGCATACGCCATCTGCCCAGGGCTGGATGTAGGGAACTCAATAAATTCTGGGGTGCTGAAGAAAGGTCTATACTGCACAACATCTGGTGAGGAAGACCAGACTATTGAGAAACTAattgcttttgttttgttcttatCCAAAGTCACCTGGAAAGAAACACATACATGTTGCATGAGTTGATGCTCTAATACATCATCGGTACATAACCAATAATGTGGATGTCACATCCTAGACACCTTTGCAATTGACATTGGGACACTTGCAGATGCACCTTCGATATAGAAGTAATCATTTCCAGCAACCTGCCAGAACACGGAAGAGGTCATCTCAACCACCAGCATGAAATTGAAGTAACATGACATGGTACATACATGAAACAAAAACTTCAGATGGAGGACCTGTAGATTCTGGTACTTACCACATTGGACAAATCGGAGAAAGGGGTGTCGAGCAATGAAACCAAGCCTGAATCACAATCAAGAACACCAAGATATGACGTTCCGCGCTGCCTGTGTTACATCGGTATTGGGATGGTATTTAAAGATGTTTCATCAACAAAATGTGACAATGAAACAAACAACTTTACAGAATTATCAGAACCTGTAAGTTAAGACGATGTGATTGCTGTTTCCAAGAAAATCGTAAGACCTGTTGCCAAAAACCCACAATGGTCTGGTGAACTCAGCATCTAATGTGTACGCCGGAACAACCTCATTGCTATGTTCAACCTGATACAAAGTGCAGAGAGATTTTATGCAAGCAAAGATCAGATGATGACAAAGAATGTACTCCATTCTCCACGACAGAAAACACTAACAGTGTCATCAAAATGTATGTTCAATTCTTTGTCCACTCCCTCTGTCAGTTATGAAAAACAGGAGCTCAAGTAGTGAAAGAAAACCACATTACCCATTTATAAATGTTCCAGAATCCACTCTCTCTGTCAGTTATGAAAAACAGTTCTCCTGCAAGTTTGCATGTATCAAGCCATGGTCATAGAAGCAAATATATTAATACTAAAGTCGTAGAAGCAAATGATATGTGAACAGAAGACCCAGAAAACAATAGCACATATGCACTTCCATATTGGAGATAACCTTTATTGATCTATAGAGAAAAATTCCCCACAAACTATGATAGTCCATTTAGTTAAAGCAGCTCCAAGAAATATTGAATCAATAAATTGATAGACCAACAACAGAAACTAGTGACGTCAATCTCAACATAATATAAAACAATTCGATCGTCAAATAGAAGAGTGTACTGAAACGATGAAAAAGCACAAGTAGAGTAGGTTGTTTGACTTTGTTCAAGAACACTACTTTAGAAACCATGAAGATGTGCAAAAAAAAGTGTTTAACTTAAGAAACAAAACGAAAGAGCGAAATAATACGCTTACGAGGAACGTCTTTATCACCCAAGTAGGCATAGTAACATATCTTTAAGAAAATAACAAGGAATATAGGCAAATTTAGCTGGCAAATGACACCTTTTGGAGACCATTTAGGCTCAGCAAGGGATTCCACCAGCATTGGGTTGCCTCCAGCAACACAGACCCGTTTGGTTAACTCTCTGCACACAAACAAATCAGCAGCAGTTAGAAATTTTAAAAGCCCATGATAAATGGAGTGTAATACTAGAGCTTGCTGCAACGTATTAAGCACAGTAGTCTAGTCACTAATCTAGCCTGTACCATGATGCAAGCTACTCCCTCtgctcctaaatataagtcttttagagattaCACTACAAattatatacggatgtatatagacatactttagagtgtagattcacgcattttgctccgtatgtaggccatggtggaatctctaaaaaaacttatatttaggaatagagggagtaatatatatatatatatatatatatatatctatatctatatatatatatatatatatatatatatatatatatacacaaacAGAATCCCATATACGCTTTTAGGAAAATGTGAATACTGTATAGTTCCTTAATTAGAACGAAAATATGCTAAGTCCAAGTCAAAACTGACATTAAGAGAATGTCACTGGTTGGGGCCTGTGGTGGTCTAGGGTTTTATAGACGTTCACCAGAATGGCAAGGCCGAAAGTCTCACCACCCCGGAACCATCTAGTGGAGGTACGGCACCTACGCGAAGACAAGGGTGCCATTATATACGCCAGGCCGATCAACTTGTATGACAGGTAAACAAAACAGACTTGGATCCTAAGGATCTTATCTAAGGAAACAAACTGTATCTAATCTTACAAGGAAACACAGTATGTACTAATATCTAGTTCAAACGATAATTCCATTTACCCGCTTTCAGAGAAGTAGCCAACCCAGAGTTCTGATTTATCCCATGGCATGTTTGGATGACCCCACTCAATCCATGCCATCCGCTTTTTGTTTTGATCAATTCTTGGAGAAGCATAGAAGTCATTCCCACTGACCAGCACCTTCGGTTCTTCAATACAGAAAATATGTGAGGTACTGTCAGTCAAAACATCAACCCAGAGTAAACATAGGAAGAATCAAACAAAAATATAGATCTACTTGGTACAAGCTATATAATTTTCTAGTCTTACCATGGATATCCCCACCGCTTAAGTTTATACACGCAATTGTTGTAGCGGGATTCAAGTTACTCGTTCGCCGATCTATCAAGAAATTTGAGCATGTCAAGAGTACAATAGTTCATCCTGCAACTAGACTACATGTAAGTCTGTAAACAAATTATATGTGAAGTACCTTCCATCACAGTAACATAACGGCTGAAGTGTGGATCAAATACACCACCAGCATAACTGACGTCAGGTGCACCATAATCGGGTGTAAGAGGCACGGGCAGACTTCCAACTGTAATAATCATGTGaaatgatctcaaatgaaaaaacTTCATAGTTTAATTTAATTTGCCGAAGATGAAATATCAAATGGTTCTAAAGAGATGATATTACTTAGTGCCAATTCCTACAACCCTCCTAGCCATCTTGTGTACTCATCCTTGTACAGCCTTCTTACTTGTACAGTTTTTTATAATTAACAAAACATATGCTGCTGAGACCTCCCCTACAGTTTTCAGTCAAACAAGATTGGCTAGTTTTCTTGTCAAACACAGCATATCACTTCGTCGGCTGTCAATGATAAGTATTCAACCTAAATGCAAGTTCTTCTCCTGCAGTCATGATCCATGACTCATGAGGATTAGGACAGAGAGCCTTAGCTAGCCTACCTATTGATTCCGATATTGGGTGATCCCACAGATAAGTTTTTTAGGCATTCAATCCTGGGCTTCAGAACTACTCCGTATATTGTATCGGCTATGTTGGCATCACTCTTTCTCTGTTATCTTTTCCTTCATACTCTATTGCATATTGTACTCGTATTACCCATTTGAATGAACACAATATGCAATCTATGCACTAACCCATGAAGGGATATGTAATGGAACGTAAGATTGTTGTATCTGACAGACACCATATAATTCCAACTTAATTTCCTGTTTTTATTGGCATGTCACATGTGGATTAGAGTTTTGTTGAACTAGCTCCATTATAAGTGATTACCATCGCACTTACTTTCAGTCGGTTGCTTGTACAGACGTTGATCCTTGTAGTTTGAGAAAACAACAGTATTATCTTGGACTGCAAATGCGCCACCTCCGTATTCTTGAACAAGGGTGCGTGCTGCGAATTCCTGAGGTATGACATCCACAGGCTTGTCACCCTCCTTTACAATAACCATACGCCTGGATACAAAATTAGTTAAATATGACACAAAATATTCAATTTTGAGTTTGGATTCAAACTAATAGAAGCCTACCAAGATTGAATATGGTACAACAAATATTCAGCGTTAACATAAAGTAATTGACACAAGCCGAGGAGTTCGATATATGGCATCATTGATTGTGAGCGAGGAAGGATTTTATCATTCAATTCATCTGAGATACCAATACCATTTTATCTTGTGTGTAGGATGCACGCACTCATGGCATGCTCTGGGTTCTCACCCAATTTTATTCAGAGAAAAGGCACTTGGACCTGTTTTTCACGGAAAGCAAAGTTTTCAGAGTATATATGCTGGTATCCAGCAGCTTACAGAAAATAGTATACCATTACAACTTCAACCAGGCACACCAAAAGCCACACCCACATAACAGCAGAAACACGACCCTACGAACAAACACTACCGCAAGCCAGgagaaacaacaacaaaaaagagcAGTGACTTGGAGAAAGAGGCTTCATTTGCCACGACGAATACGCTGGGGCCATAGCTTGCACGCTTGAATGTTCTCAAGCATGTTGACTTAACATTCATCAAGCAAATACATCTGTCATATGTCAAATTTCATCACTCACATACTCCTGTGCATGCACTTTTATAGTTTCTTTATACAGAGAAAAACAGTTCCAGACTTCCAGCTATAAGTCGTGGAATCTGTGTCGTTTGGGATGTCGTCCCCCTTCTCAGAACTGACAGAATCTTTCTATAGAGGATAGAGACTAGAGGATATGAGGTACTCCCTgccttcctaaatataagtctttttagggattccaaaGCGGAGTACATATGAAGCAaattgagtgaatctacattctaaaatatgtctatatacatccgtatgtagttcatattggaatccctaaaaagacttatatttaggaacggaggaagtagatcTTTACTCTTATGGTAAAGAAAATACTAATATGCCGAGACCATAACGCCCCACCTCCAAATAACATTTTCCTTATATTCAGTGCTATATATATCCACTTGAGGCGATAGAACCAGTCGGTCCTCTGGTACAGTACTGGTGCGTGCCCAATGCAGTTAGAAACAACTCCAGATATGCCCCTACAATGTTTAGCAATTCGAAGCTATGAGGTACTACAAATCTGGGAGCGTCTCCTCATGCCTTGCGGTGAATCAATAAGCAGTTGTAAGCATTGACGCAGTGGTTTACTCACCCTTTCTCCTCGGGGCGGCCCTCGATCCATAGTAGGCGGCCGTCTCTGGCAAGGGCGATGCCACCGAGGCGCTTGTCGGCACCGGAGACGATGTCTGCGGTGATGGGCGACCTCCAGGACCCGTATGGCGCCGCCGTGGGCTTCTCCACGGCCCCTCCCGCTGCGTCAGCCGGCGTTGGAGAAGCTGGGGAGGAGGAGGACatgccgggcggcgcggcggaggcggatGCGGGAGAGGAGGCGGAGCAGGCTGGGAGAAGCGTCGCCATGGCCGGGGGGCGTGGACTGTGATTTTATAGAGGTTTAGGTGGGGTTTTGCGACTATGGTGCGAGTGCAGCATCATTCTGACTATCATCCCGAATATGAAATCAAATCAACAGAGTATTTTTCCTTTAAAGAAAATAAAACTTCAACTGGAATTTTGCATTATATGTTTCTTAACAAAAATGTCTTTTTTCTCGTACATTCTCTGCATTATATTCCGAGATTAAGCTCCCGTAGGGAGAGTTTCTGCCGTACGTGTGTTGTCTTTTCTCTGTGTGAGATTGAGCTCCCCTGTAACAACAGCTGGTGTACCCAGCCCCAACTTGGTTACTCTTCGCTTTAATGAAAAGCAGAGCCCCGCGCCTGTTTGTCTAAAAAGATGAGCTAGGAAATTTGGCGATCACTAGCCTTGGTTATGATGGTGTCTCGGGCTGGGTACAACAGTTTGGTTATTATGGGTTTTTTTTTCAACATTACGTCAAAATGGCTTACTATATTTTTATAGAAGACAGAAGATAATTACAAGCAGTCTAGCAAGATGCAAACATCCTGCTTCACAAACACCAACACCGAGATAAGTACAAAATCACTCTCTCACAAACGGATCTAAGCCTCCTACACCAAATCCAGCTAGCGACCACTCCTTGATCTCCGAAAGTACAAGCGTCGCCAGTTGCTCGGGCGTTCTTTGATCGAGCACTCTATTGAACACCCTCGCGTTTTTCTGTTTCCACAAAGCCCACGCTGTGCCGATCGCGAAGGAGTCAAAACCACGACGAATTTTGCCCGAGAACCTCGTCCTTTGTTGGAACCACCATTCGGTAAAAGTGATGTTCTGGGTTGGCGGAGCAATGTCCATCTGCATCTTGTCAAAGCAACGATGCCAAACCTCCTGCGCGTAGACGCATCTCACGAGAATGTGATCAACGTTGTCCTGGTCCTGCAAGCAGGTGAAGCAAGCGGAAGGCTCGTCCTGGAGCCCATGCTGGGTGCGCCTGTCAGACGTCCATAATCGGCACTGTACCATGAGCCAGGCAAAGATCTTGCAGTGCAACGGTGCCCAGCTCCGCCAGATGGCCATAGCAGTCGGCGAACGCACAAAGCCCATTCTCATTATGGGGGGTTTCTCTCTTGAGGAGGGAGATGGGTTACTCAGACGGGCACTAGCCATTG
Coding sequences within:
- the LOC123073714 gene encoding dipeptidyl peptidase family member 6, with the translated sequence MATLLPACSASSPASASAAPPGMSSSSPASPTPADAAGGAVEKPTAAPYGSWRSPITADIVSGADKRLGGIALARDGRLLWIEGRPEEKGRMVIVKEGDKPVDVIPQEFAARTLVQEYGGGAFAVQDNTVVFSNYKDQRLYKQPTEIGSLPVPLTPDYGAPDVSYAGGVFDPHFSRYVTVMEDRRTSNLNPATTIACINLSGGDIHEPKVLVSGNDFYASPRIDQNKKRMAWIEWGHPNMPWDKSELWVGYFSESGELTKRVCVAGGNPMLVESLAEPKWSPKGELFFITDRESGFWNIYKWVEHSNEVVPAYTLDAEFTRPLWVFGNRSYDFLGNSNHIVLTYRQRGTSYLGVLDCDSGLVSLLDTPFSDLSNVVAGNDYFYIEGASASVPMSIAKVTLDKNKTKAISFSIVWSSSPDVVQYRPFFSTPEFIEFPTSSPGQMAYAYFYPPLNPMFQGLPDEKPPLLVKTHGGPTAETREILDLSVQYWTSRGWAFLDVNYGGSTGYGREYRERLLGKWGIVDVDDCCSCARFLVESGSVDEQRLCITGRSAGGYTTLASLAFRDTFKAGASLYGIGDLSLMRADSQKYDSHYIDNLVGDERAYYERSPINFVNKFTCPVILFQGLDDKVVPPNQARKIYQALKERGLPVALVEYEGEQHGFRKAENIKFTLEQQMVFFARLVGKFEVVDDITPIKIENFD